A window of Anaerolineales bacterium contains these coding sequences:
- a CDS encoding xanthine dehydrogenase family protein subunit M, whose amino-acid sequence MRPFEYHEPTSIEAASELLARHGPDAAALAGGTALLIDMRHGELQPRHVVSLWKIPGLGKFHANGGLTIGPLLTVTELGDAMREPATFGLREAARMLGSWQVQNMATVGGNICKASPGADLVPPLLCLDARLSLRSAGGEREVPLDGFLTGPDQTALRPGELLVDILVPQPAPRTGTAFLKIMRRQALDCSIVSVCARVTLEDDGLTCKDARIGLAAVAPNPIRARRAEAALAGRKLDPETTRHAAELARSEARPITDVRATAEYRRLLVGVLVERALGVAAERARKGE is encoded by the coding sequence ATGAGACCTTTTGAGTACCATGAGCCGACGTCGATCGAAGCGGCCAGTGAGCTCCTGGCGAGGCATGGGCCGGATGCGGCCGCCCTTGCTGGCGGCACGGCCCTGCTGATCGACATGCGGCATGGCGAGCTCCAACCACGCCATGTGGTCAGCCTCTGGAAGATCCCCGGGCTGGGGAAGTTCCACGCCAACGGTGGACTCACGATCGGCCCCCTGCTCACGGTAACAGAACTAGGCGATGCCATGCGCGAGCCAGCCACTTTTGGATTGCGCGAGGCAGCGCGCATGCTGGGCTCGTGGCAGGTGCAGAACATGGCAACGGTCGGCGGGAACATCTGCAAGGCTTCGCCTGGCGCCGACCTGGTCCCCCCGCTTCTCTGCCTGGATGCTCGGCTATCGCTCCGATCCGCGGGCGGCGAGCGGGAGGTCCCACTGGATGGTTTCCTCACCGGGCCGGATCAAACGGCTCTGCGACCCGGCGAGCTGCTTGTCGACATCCTCGTTCCTCAACCTGCGCCGCGCACCGGCACGGCCTTCCTCAAGATCATGCGCCGGCAGGCACTCGACTGCTCGATCGTCTCGGTCTGTGCCCGGGTCACGCTGGAGGACGACGGCCTGACCTGCAAGGATGCCCGCATCGGCCTCGCCGCAGTCGCCCCGAATCCCATCCGGGCCCGGCGCGCCGAAGCCGCGCTGGCCGGCAGGAAGCTTGACCCAGAAACCACACGCCACGCCGCCGAGCTGGCTCGCAGCGAGGCGCGTCCGATCACCGATGTCCGGGCGACCGCCGAGTACCGCCGGTTGCTGGTCGGCGTTCTTGTCGAACGCGCCCTGGGCGTGGCCGCCGAGCGCGCCCGGAAAGGGGAG